Proteins from a genomic interval of Paenibacillus lentus:
- a CDS encoding sensor histidine kinase, with protein sequence MMLQKWYPADQIEKYFLIDVFAVMILIYQVFIAHGTVNLVLKLVLTLLLLTAHYVGLWWRDWRLLAASLLGMLMLAALSTYVVSGILMYGFIFADFLGRANKKATMITGMAGIVAMFILYGWLDQGNPFAIFSTFYFPIMVAQLAAPIVVYTRERANILKEKLDIANAQLERYIQEEERNRIARDLHDTLGQTLTMIKLKSELTLRLVEKNPEKAKHELHDILHTSRYALKQVRELVTDMKFVSLEKEMQLSRDILQKAGIEFIVKDDGAMIPLSNAAETVAALTVREAITNVIKHSEASQCTITLHTEPEYYCIQVSDNGNGNLREGEGNGLQSMRERMDMMQGDMHITASPGSGTKITFRVPMTNRQEVAAR encoded by the coding sequence ATGATGTTGCAAAAATGGTATCCTGCAGATCAAATTGAAAAATATTTTTTGATTGATGTGTTTGCCGTCATGATATTAATTTATCAAGTCTTCATTGCGCACGGCACTGTCAATTTAGTTCTCAAACTTGTCCTCACCCTCCTGCTGCTCACTGCCCATTATGTTGGATTATGGTGGCGGGACTGGCGTCTACTTGCGGCCAGTCTTTTAGGGATGCTAATGCTCGCGGCGCTTAGTACTTACGTCGTCAGCGGAATCTTGATGTACGGATTTATTTTTGCAGATTTTCTTGGAAGAGCGAATAAAAAGGCAACGATGATTACGGGCATGGCAGGCATCGTCGCTATGTTTATCCTATACGGCTGGCTGGATCAAGGAAATCCGTTTGCTATTTTTTCAACTTTTTATTTTCCAATTATGGTTGCCCAGTTGGCAGCACCAATCGTGGTTTATACAAGAGAAAGGGCAAATATATTGAAAGAAAAACTGGATATCGCCAATGCCCAGTTGGAACGGTATATTCAAGAGGAGGAACGAAACCGGATTGCCAGAGATCTTCATGATACGCTCGGTCAGACACTAACGATGATTAAGCTGAAAAGCGAGCTGACGTTAAGATTGGTGGAGAAAAATCCAGAGAAGGCGAAGCATGAGCTGCACGATATTCTGCACACCTCAAGGTATGCGCTAAAGCAGGTGAGGGAGCTTGTCACAGATATGAAATTTGTTTCCCTGGAGAAGGAAATGCAGCTATCGAGAGATATTTTACAAAAGGCTGGCATTGAATTCATTGTGAAGGATGATGGAGCCATGATCCCCCTCTCCAATGCGGCCGAAACGGTGGCAGCACTTACTGTCAGAGAAGCTATTACCAATGTGATTAAACATAGTGAAGCCAGTCAGTGTACGATTACATTACATACAGAGCCCGAATATTATTGTATTCAAGTGAGTGATAACGGCAATGGCAATCTGAGAGAGGGAGAAGGAAATGGACTGCAATCGATGAGGGAGAGAATGGATATGATGCAGGGGGATATGCATATAACGGCAAGTCCGGGCAGCGGAACTAAGATTACGTTTAGGGTTCCAATGACGAACAGGCAGGAGGTTGCAGCAAGGTGA
- a CDS encoding response regulator transcription factor: MIRIVIAEDQQLLRGTLSALLSMEEDIEVVAEADNGHAAWEAIEQYEPDICLLDIEIPLLSGLEVAEKLKKEGRSAKIIIVTTFARPGFLQKAVELNVEGYLLKDEPIELLIDSIRKVMAGERVVSTDLAAALFLKQENPLTERETAVLQLSRSGLSTKEMAKQLFLTEGTVRNYLSMAIQKMGVETRQQATEKAYERGWIT; the protein is encoded by the coding sequence GTGATACGCATAGTGATCGCAGAAGATCAGCAATTGCTCCGTGGGACGTTATCGGCTTTATTATCCATGGAGGAGGACATCGAAGTTGTAGCGGAAGCTGATAATGGGCATGCGGCTTGGGAGGCTATTGAACAGTACGAGCCGGACATTTGTTTGCTTGATATCGAGATTCCTTTGCTTTCAGGTCTTGAGGTGGCAGAGAAGCTTAAGAAAGAAGGGCGATCCGCAAAAATCATCATCGTCACCACCTTTGCTCGCCCTGGCTTTTTGCAAAAAGCCGTGGAACTAAATGTAGAGGGCTATTTATTAAAGGATGAGCCGATTGAGCTTTTAATCGATAGCATTCGCAAGGTGATGGCAGGTGAGCGAGTGGTTAGCACCGACCTAGCAGCAGCTCTCTTCCTTAAGCAAGAGAATCCGCTGACCGAGCGTGAAACGGCTGTGCTGCAATTGTCCAGGTCGGGACTGTCAACCAAAGAAATGGCCAAGCAATTATTTCTAACGGAAGGAACAGTCCGGAATTATTTGTCTATGGCTATTCAAAAAATGGGAGTAGAGACTAGGCAGCAGGCGACTGAAAAAGCGTATGAGCGCGGCTGGATTACATAA
- a CDS encoding LysR family transcriptional regulator, translating into MMEDLLVFTTVVEQSSLNKASKLLNLSQPALSRKIAKLEDEWGVALFDRKGKRLELTRVGQEAYIYALEQRQRHQQFLQSVSRFKTAERRVITLGASLTTIQTTLPPLVTALMNKSPDIEVKLVTGKTHEIVSYVRDKRVDLGVVASSISEQGLKCIPLFQDHLELVVPKSHTLAAGEPATMEDLNGLPMIIFSKGTWYRKLIDDLFGRYSIIPDVRMEIDSFEAIVRLLPTCRAAALLPQSYLRPQLLKDNELVALPMKELEQTRRETCLIYSSSSELTHETKEWIQDIKDSLIDALKLD; encoded by the coding sequence ATGATGGAAGATTTACTCGTATTTACGACGGTGGTGGAGCAGTCCAGCTTGAACAAAGCTTCAAAACTGCTTAATTTATCACAGCCTGCCTTATCTCGCAAAATAGCTAAGCTGGAGGATGAATGGGGCGTGGCTCTATTCGATCGCAAAGGAAAGCGGCTGGAGTTGACCCGCGTCGGGCAAGAGGCTTATATCTACGCTCTTGAACAGCGCCAACGCCACCAGCAATTTCTGCAATCAGTCTCCCGTTTTAAAACGGCCGAACGCAGAGTTATCACGCTCGGTGCTAGCCTCACGACGATCCAGACGACCCTTCCGCCGCTGGTTACCGCTCTGATGAACAAATCGCCGGATATCGAGGTCAAGCTAGTTACGGGCAAAACTCATGAAATCGTCTCCTACGTCCGCGACAAAAGAGTCGATCTTGGCGTCGTCGCCTCCTCCATCTCCGAGCAGGGTTTGAAGTGTATTCCCCTGTTTCAGGATCACCTGGAGCTTGTCGTTCCGAAGAGCCATACGCTAGCTGCGGGGGAGCCCGCCACCATGGAGGATTTGAACGGCCTGCCTATGATTATTTTCTCCAAAGGAACCTGGTACCGTAAGTTGATTGACGATCTGTTTGGCCGCTACAGCATTATTCCAGACGTACGGATGGAGATCGACTCCTTTGAAGCGATCGTGCGACTCCTCCCGACTTGCCGAGCCGCTGCACTGCTTCCGCAATCCTATCTCAGACCCCAACTGCTGAAGGACAATGAACTAGTCGCTCTGCCTATGAAGGAACTGGAGCAGACTCGCCGAGAGACCTGTTTGATCTATAGCAGCAGTTCAGAGCTGACCCATGAGACTAAGGAATGGATTCAGGATATCAAAGACAGCCTGATCGATGCCCTGAAGCTGGATTAG
- a CDS encoding succinate dehydrogenase cytochrome b558 subunit, whose amino-acid sequence MKGFYSRKLHSLLGVIPLGFFILEHMLTNFSAVEGGRQGFMNAVAFLNSLPLVIVIEALFIWLPLLYHGVYGMYIAFQAKPNNGRFRNERNLRYLLQRISGVIVFAFVIWHVWETRVQVALGNVTHEELGAVMHGIVTQPIFFSIYLISVIAASFHFANGMWSFLVSWGITVGPRAQRVSSNIFMGLFVIVSVMFVWSLFAFRNVEFAAEGTALLETLRAFVG is encoded by the coding sequence ATGAAAGGGTTTTATTCCAGAAAGCTGCACTCGCTCCTGGGTGTCATTCCATTAGGTTTTTTTATTCTGGAACACATGCTTACGAACTTTTCAGCCGTTGAAGGCGGAAGGCAGGGATTCATGAATGCCGTGGCATTTTTGAATAGTCTGCCGCTTGTGATTGTTATTGAAGCGTTGTTTATTTGGCTGCCACTGCTGTATCACGGTGTATATGGGATGTATATCGCATTTCAGGCCAAGCCGAACAATGGAAGGTTTCGCAATGAACGAAACCTGCGTTATTTGCTCCAGCGGATTAGTGGTGTCATCGTATTTGCGTTCGTGATTTGGCATGTTTGGGAAACTCGTGTACAAGTTGCTTTAGGTAATGTGACGCATGAGGAACTTGGTGCGGTAATGCATGGCATCGTTACGCAGCCGATCTTCTTTAGTATTTATTTAATTAGCGTAATTGCGGCTTCGTTCCACTTCGCCAACGGCATGTGGTCTTTCCTCGTTAGCTGGGGAATCACGGTTGGCCCGCGTGCGCAGCGCGTTTCCTCTAATATTTTCATGGGGTTGTTCGTGATTGTATCGGTAATGTTCGTCTGGTCGTTGTTCGCATTCCGAAACGTGGAATTTGCCGCAGAAGGAACGGCATTGCTGGAGACGCTAAGAGCGTTTGTAGGTTAA